One region of Polaribacter pectinis genomic DNA includes:
- a CDS encoding reverse transcriptase domain-containing protein codes for MKLAIDQEKKIKQLFAKMNSKEEFLQLLNFSKKIIYKEETIPFTITQLNFYISKDSNKFNSKKKYYHTFEIKKKSGAPRTIHAPCKGLLEFQKSLNIILQALHKPHEAATGFVPNKSIVENAKKHINKNYVYNIDLKDFFPSVDAARVWGRLKVAPFNLGSSDNRKQIANMIKSLCCHKMKVERFVDNNWIKLEKLVLPQGAATSPTLTNAICERMDIKLTGLANRFNLDYTRYADDITFSSNHNTYKISLEKEEAIFEKDTTFDIELRRIIKEQNFHIKETKVRLQKRGYRQEVTGLVVNDKINIKRSYIKSVRHNLYLWERFGYDKAYELFLNNYLKEKGHTKKGNPNMLMVLEGKLLYLKMVKGESDSTYLKLKSRFDKLSITPQPVEKIKKRLTLKEKRLKTDNAKNKSDISSIEFMKLVAKAKAKKEANKKKNINKILDVLFEKGLDEAMKLYDK; via the coding sequence AATTTCTCTAAAAAGATTATTTATAAGGAGGAAACAATTCCATTTACTATTACACAACTAAATTTTTACATTTCTAAAGACAGTAATAAGTTCAATTCCAAAAAAAAATATTACCACACTTTTGAAATCAAGAAAAAATCTGGAGCCCCCAGAACCATTCACGCACCTTGCAAAGGCTTATTAGAGTTTCAAAAATCTTTAAATATAATACTTCAAGCACTTCATAAACCACACGAAGCTGCAACTGGTTTTGTACCAAATAAATCAATCGTTGAGAATGCAAAAAAGCATATAAATAAAAATTATGTGTACAATATTGATTTAAAAGATTTCTTTCCGAGTGTTGATGCTGCAAGAGTTTGGGGTAGATTAAAAGTAGCACCATTTAATTTAGGGAGTTCTGATAACAGAAAACAGATTGCCAATATGATAAAATCTTTGTGTTGCCATAAAATGAAAGTTGAGAGATTTGTGGACAATAACTGGATTAAGTTAGAAAAACTTGTTTTACCTCAAGGTGCAGCAACATCACCAACGCTTACCAATGCTATCTGTGAAAGAATGGATATTAAATTGACTGGTCTTGCCAATCGTTTTAATTTGGATTACACAAGATATGCAGATGACATTACTTTTAGTAGTAACCATAACACATACAAAATATCATTAGAAAAAGAAGAAGCAATTTTTGAAAAAGACACCACGTTTGATATTGAATTAAGACGCATTATTAAAGAACAGAATTTCCATATAAAAGAAACAAAAGTAAGATTACAAAAAAGAGGCTATAGACAAGAAGTTACTGGTTTAGTGGTAAACGACAAAATAAATATTAAAAGAAGCTATATTAAAAGTGTAAGGCATAATTTGTATTTATGGGAAAGGTTTGGTTATGATAAAGCTTATGAATTATTTTTAAATAATTACTTAAAGGAAAAAGGACACACTAAAAAAGGGAATCCTAATATGTTGATGGTGCTTGAAGGGAAGTTGTTATATTTAAAAATGGTAAAAGGAGAATCAGATTCTACATACTTAAAACTAAAAAGTAGGTTTGATAAACTATCTATTACACCACAACCTGTGGAGAAAATCAAAAAAAGACTAACTCTAAAGGAAAAAAGATTAAAAACTGACAATGCTAAAAATAAATCTGATATTTCAAGTATTGAATTTATGAAATTGGTAGCTAAAGCGAAAGCAAAAAAAGAAGCTAATAAAAAGAAGAATATTAATAAAATTTTAGATGTACTTTTTGAAAAGGGTTTAGATGAAGCTATGAAACTTTACGATAAATAA